Proteins co-encoded in one Coregonus clupeaformis isolate EN_2021a chromosome 17, ASM2061545v1, whole genome shotgun sequence genomic window:
- the gdf6b gene encoding growth/differentiation factor 6-B, with amino-acid sequence MDFYQITTFYAVLTCAWDLPCFQSFTIFLPSASKSSKVPKGFDVQEAKYFKDIYSSSSSSSSNERHYKGGLKDSIEPHDYMLSIYKTFSTAEKLGLNASFFRSSKVANTIASFVDIGQDDLPLSPLRRQQYLFDVSTLSDRAEVLGAELRIYTKVSGNFRMSETEPVEIQLLSCRSQQLLDSRALDLQESHRPRWEVLDVWEIFKDRDHLTQGSQFCLEVKAMLDNPERELDLHHLGFHRNGRSQQKKAILVVFTRSKKRQTLFSERRERRTLMGPGEKGKERDPRSNSKASRRRRMVILKNRHGKRHGKKSKSRCSKKPLHVNFRELGWDDWIIAPLDYEAYHCEGVCDFPLRSHLEPTNHAIIQTLMNSMNPSNMPPSCCAPSKLSPISILYIDSGNNVVYKQYEDMVVESCGCR; translated from the exons ATGGATTTCTATCAAATAACCACATTTTACGCGGTCCTCACATGTGCATGGGATTTACCATGTTTTCAGTCATTTACTATTTTCCTTCCGTCTGCCTCAAAGAGCAGCAAGGTGCCGAAGGGATTTGATGTACAAGAGGCAAAATATTTCAAAGATATCtactcatcctcatcatcatcctcatcgaATGAGCGGCATTACAAGGGTGGTCTCAAAGATTCAATTGAACCACACGACTACATGCTTTCAATTTATAAGACTTTCTCTACAGCCGAAAAATTGGGGCTAAACGCAAGTTTCTTTAGGTCATCAAAAGTAGCTAACACTATAGCAAGTTTTGTGGATATCGGACAAG ATGACCTCCCACTCTCCCCTTTGCGAAGACAGCAGTATCTGTTTGACGTCTCAACCCTTTCAGACAGAGCCGAGGTGCTGGGGGCTGAGCTGAGGATATACACCAAAGTGTCTGGGAATTTCAGGATGTCGGAAACAGAGCCAGTGGAAATTCAGCTACTCTCCTGCCGCTCTCAGCAGCTGCTGGATTCCAGAGCGTTGGATCTTCAGGAGTCCCATCGGCCCAGATGGGAGGTGTTGGATGTGTGGGAAATATTTAAGGACAGGGATCACCTCACACAGGGGAGCCAGTTCTGTCTGGAGGTCAAGGCCATGCTGGACAACCCTGAGAGGGAGCTTGACTTGCATCATCTGGGCTTTCACCGAAATGGTCGCTCACAGCAAAAGAAGGCAATTTTAGTGGTGTTCACCAGGTCCAAGAAGAGACAGACCCTTTTCAGcgaaaggagagaaagaaggacATTGATGGGCCCTGGGGaaaaggggaaagagagggaccCTCGTTCTAATTCCAAAGCCAGCCGGAGACGCAGGATGGTGATATTGAAGAATCGCCACGGGAAGAGGCATGGCAAAAAGTCAAAATCGAGATGCAGCAAGAAGCCGTTGCACGTGAACTTCAGAGAGTTGGGCTGGGACGATTGGATCATCGCTCCTCTGGATTACGAGGCGTACCACTGTGAGGGCGTGTGTGACTTTCCTCTGAGGTCACATCTAGAGCCCACAAACCATGCCATCATCCAGACCCTTATGAATTCTATGAACCCCAGCAACATGCCTCCTAGCTGCTGTGCCCCGTCCAAACTCAGCCCTATCAGTATTCTCTACATCGACTCAGGAAATAATGTGGTGTATAAGCAGTATGAGGACATGGTGGTTGAGTCGTGTGGTTGTAGGTAA